In Cupriavidus taiwanensis, the following are encoded in one genomic region:
- a CDS encoding aromatic ring-hydroxylating oxygenase subunit alpha, translating to MSNLSTALKLAPADSQLPVGVYFDEALHQQELELLFRNGPGYVGHELMVPETGDYHTLKAEDEGRMLVRNAAGVELMSNVCRHRQAIMLNGRGNRQNIVCPLHRWTYDLKGELLGAPHFEQQPCLHLKRSPLQNWNGLLFEGPRDVRADLARLGVAQDLNFDGYMLDHVEVHECDYNWKTFIEVYLEDYHVVPFHPGLGSFVSCDDLKWEFGEWHSVQTVGLHAGLKRPGSPTYQKWHDAVLRFNNGVLPRHGAIWLTYYPNIMVEWYPNVLVISTLHPMGPRKTRNVVEFYYPEEIALFEREFVEAERAAYMETCIEDDEIAERMDAGRLALLKRGTSEVGPYQSPMEDGMQHFHEWYRRAMAYAG from the coding sequence ATGTCCAATCTCAGCACCGCGCTCAAGCTGGCGCCGGCTGATTCGCAACTGCCCGTCGGCGTCTACTTCGACGAAGCGCTGCATCAACAAGAACTCGAACTGCTGTTCAGGAATGGCCCGGGCTATGTCGGCCATGAACTGATGGTTCCGGAAACCGGCGACTACCACACGCTCAAGGCCGAGGACGAAGGCCGCATGCTGGTACGCAACGCCGCGGGCGTCGAGCTGATGTCCAACGTCTGCCGCCACCGCCAGGCCATCATGCTGAATGGCCGCGGCAACCGGCAGAACATCGTCTGCCCCCTGCACCGCTGGACCTACGACCTGAAGGGCGAACTGCTCGGCGCGCCGCATTTCGAGCAGCAGCCCTGCCTGCACCTGAAGCGCTCGCCGCTGCAGAACTGGAACGGCCTGCTGTTCGAGGGCCCGCGCGACGTGCGCGCCGACCTGGCGCGGCTGGGCGTGGCGCAAGACCTGAACTTCGACGGCTACATGCTCGACCACGTCGAGGTGCACGAGTGCGACTACAACTGGAAGACCTTTATCGAGGTCTATCTGGAGGACTACCACGTCGTGCCGTTCCACCCGGGCCTGGGCAGCTTCGTCTCGTGCGACGACCTGAAGTGGGAGTTCGGCGAATGGCACAGCGTGCAGACCGTGGGCCTGCACGCCGGCCTGAAGCGACCCGGCAGCCCGACGTACCAGAAATGGCATGACGCGGTGCTGCGCTTCAACAACGGCGTGCTGCCCAGGCACGGCGCGATCTGGCTGACCTACTACCCCAACATCATGGTGGAGTGGTACCCGAACGTGCTGGTGATCTCGACGCTGCACCCGATGGGCCCGCGCAAGACCCGCAATGTGGTCGAGTTCTACTACCCCGAGGAAATCGCGCTGTTCGAGCGCGAATTCGTCGAGGCCGAGCGCGCCGCCTACATGGAAACCTGCATCGAGGACGACGAGATCGCCGAACGCATGGATGCCGGCCGGCTGGCGCTGCTCAAGCGCGGCACCAGCGAGGTCGGCCCGTACCAGTCGCCGATGGAAGACGGCATGCAGCACTTCCATGAGTGGTACCGCCGCGCCATGGCCTATGCCGGCTAG